The Austwickia sp. genome includes a region encoding these proteins:
- a CDS encoding DUF3703 domain-containing protein — protein MPDTVRAAFETELAAARAAMTGEQRWAALERAHILSQPWAWPHTRAHAVMLALAWREHDRREAAGQVIRLLVAAPGSALGRYPEGNTGRARVPLTQPMPIPADLADILAAR, from the coding sequence ATGCCGGACACCGTCCGCGCCGCGTTCGAGACCGAGCTGGCCGCCGCGCGCGCCGCCATGACCGGCGAGCAGCGCTGGGCCGCGCTCGAGCGGGCCCACATCCTGTCCCAGCCGTGGGCGTGGCCGCACACCCGCGCGCACGCCGTCATGCTCGCGCTCGCATGGCGTGAGCACGACCGCCGCGAAGCCGCCGGCCAGGTGATCCGCCTCCTGGTCGCCGCGCCCGGCTCCGCGCTGGGCCGCTACCCCGAGGGCAACACCGGACGCGCCCGCGTGCCCCTGACGCAGCCGATGCCGATACCGGCCGACCTCGCCGACATCCTCGCCGCCCGCTGA
- a CDS encoding nucleotidyl transferase AbiEii/AbiGii toxin family protein, protein MKDVSRATAAGRAYLDLKAKARAESRLTDELIQLYVLEGFLARVAVSDHAQQLVLKGGVLLAAFGTRRPTKDIDFAGRDLDNDAQQVLAVLRDIAAGKPQEDDGLVFDADSATAEVIRDDDEYSGVRVSMGVELATARTRFHIDLNVGDPVWPAPGQVEVPRLLGGKPLHLLGYPLVMVHAEKVVTAVQRGTANTRWRDFGDIWTLSGGHPVDGNTLRTSITQVAAYRDADMSLLRDVLDGYPAIAQAKWAAWRHKQKLDQLPERFADLLEDVYAFADPAIADEVTDMTWVPSARAWAARGHVLRANLGRPTGGNRRRVPDVNGDGTTSA, encoded by the coding sequence GTGAAGGACGTCTCGAGGGCGACAGCGGCCGGTCGCGCCTACTTGGACCTCAAGGCCAAGGCGCGAGCCGAGTCCCGGCTCACCGACGAACTCATCCAGCTGTACGTCCTCGAGGGGTTCCTGGCACGCGTAGCGGTGAGCGACCACGCGCAGCAGCTCGTCCTCAAGGGCGGCGTGCTGCTGGCCGCGTTCGGTACGCGACGCCCCACCAAAGACATCGACTTCGCAGGCCGCGACCTGGACAACGACGCCCAACAAGTCCTTGCCGTCCTGCGCGACATCGCCGCCGGCAAGCCCCAGGAAGATGACGGCTTGGTCTTCGATGCCGACAGTGCTACCGCCGAGGTCATCCGCGACGATGACGAGTACTCCGGCGTGCGTGTGTCGATGGGTGTTGAGCTGGCCACAGCCCGGACCCGCTTTCACATCGACCTCAACGTAGGGGACCCAGTCTGGCCGGCGCCGGGCCAGGTTGAGGTTCCGCGACTGCTCGGCGGGAAACCGCTTCACCTGCTCGGCTACCCGCTTGTGATGGTGCACGCGGAGAAGGTCGTGACCGCTGTCCAACGGGGCACGGCCAACACCCGGTGGCGAGACTTCGGTGACATCTGGACCCTGTCCGGCGGACACCCCGTGGACGGAAACACCCTGCGGACCTCGATCACGCAGGTGGCGGCATACCGCGATGCCGACATGTCGCTGCTGCGGGACGTGCTCGACGGCTACCCAGCCATCGCACAGGCAAAGTGGGCGGCGTGGCGGCACAAGCAGAAGCTGGACCAGCTCCCTGAGCGCTTCGCCGACCTGCTCGAGGACGTCTACGCCTTCGCCGACCCCGCCATCGCCGACGAGGTGACTGACATGACCTGGGTGCCATCAGCCAGAGCTTGGGCGGCCCGAGGGCACGTGCTGCGAGCCAACTTGGGCCGCCCCACTGGCGGAAACCGCCGGAGGGTGCCTGACGTCAACGGAGACGGGACGACATCGGCTTAG
- a CDS encoding thioredoxin domain-containing protein — protein sequence MKRNAVISAIVVALFAAALTLGPRAADPADASEAGAGTASTAGRLVRADSHRLGPAGTGKAVLVEFLDFECESCRAAYPVVEDLRAKYAGKVDFVVRYFPIPSHANAVNSAVAVEAAAQQGKFEAMYQRMYDTQDQWGEQQDSKAAVFRGFAEDLGLDMAAYDKAVADPATAARVERDRQDGLALGVQGRSGRTDLILETMLGVYNP from the coding sequence GTGAAGCGCAACGCCGTCATCTCGGCGATCGTCGTGGCCCTGTTCGCCGCCGCCCTGACCCTGGGCCCCCGGGCCGCCGACCCGGCCGACGCCAGCGAAGCCGGCGCCGGCACGGCGAGCACCGCCGGGCGGCTCGTGCGCGCCGACAGCCACCGACTCGGGCCGGCCGGGACCGGCAAGGCCGTCCTGGTCGAGTTCCTCGACTTCGAGTGCGAGTCCTGCCGGGCCGCGTACCCGGTCGTGGAGGACCTGCGGGCCAAGTACGCCGGCAAGGTCGACTTCGTCGTGCGCTACTTCCCCATCCCCAGCCACGCCAACGCGGTCAACTCCGCCGTCGCCGTCGAGGCCGCCGCCCAGCAGGGCAAGTTCGAGGCCATGTACCAGCGCATGTACGACACCCAGGACCAGTGGGGCGAGCAGCAGGACTCCAAGGCGGCCGTCTTCCGTGGCTTCGCCGAGGACCTCGGCCTGGACATGGCCGCCTACGACAAGGCGGTCGCCGACCCGGCCACCGCCGCGCGGGTCGAGAGGGACCGCCAGGACGGGCTCGCCCTCGGGGTGCAGGGCAGGTCTGGCAGGACCGACCTGATCCTCGAAACAATGCTTGGGGTTTACAACCCTTAA
- a CDS encoding IS256 family transposase, whose product MLTVVHDAAQPNEDDAALGASLLDEIVRDGARKMLAAALQAEVAAYIEAHADQVDEHGHRLVVRNGYHAERRVTTAAGAVTVRQPRVNDRRTDEGTGQRMRFSSTILPAWARKSPRVTEVLPLLYLHGLSSSDFAPALEQFLGTSHGLSAATITRLTSQWQNDARAFAARSLADVDYVYLWVDGIHLKVRLEQDKVCLLVMIGVRADGTKELVALADGFRESSESWADLLRDCKRRGMRAPVLAVGDGALGFWKALRDVFPDTREQRCWWHKIGNVLAALPKSAHPGAKKALAEIYNAEDRDHAVAAAKAFAAAYGAKWPKAAAKITDDLDVLLAFYAYPAEHWIHLRTTNPIESTFATVRLRQRVTKGPGSRAAGVAMAFKLIESAQRRWRAVNAPHLVALVRAGAKFENGKLVERPDESGGDAHAA is encoded by the coding sequence GCCGCACAGCCAAACGAGGACGACGCGGCGCTTGGGGCGTCGTTGCTGGATGAGATCGTTCGCGATGGTGCCCGCAAGATGCTCGCGGCGGCGTTGCAGGCCGAAGTCGCCGCCTACATCGAGGCGCATGCGGACCAGGTCGACGAGCACGGTCACCGGTTGGTGGTCCGCAACGGCTACCACGCCGAACGGCGGGTCACCACGGCCGCGGGCGCGGTGACGGTGCGCCAGCCCCGCGTGAATGACAGGCGCACGGACGAGGGCACTGGGCAGCGGATGCGGTTCTCCTCGACGATCCTGCCGGCGTGGGCGCGCAAGTCGCCGCGGGTCACGGAGGTGCTGCCGCTGCTGTACTTGCACGGGCTGTCCAGTTCCGACTTCGCCCCGGCGTTGGAGCAGTTCCTCGGCACCAGTCATGGCCTGTCGGCGGCGACGATCACCAGGTTGACCAGCCAGTGGCAGAACGACGCGCGCGCGTTCGCGGCCCGGTCGCTGGCCGACGTCGACTACGTCTACCTGTGGGTCGACGGGATCCACCTGAAAGTCCGGCTCGAGCAGGACAAGGTCTGCCTGCTGGTGATGATCGGGGTCCGCGCCGACGGCACCAAGGAACTGGTCGCGCTCGCCGACGGGTTCCGCGAATCATCCGAGTCGTGGGCCGACCTGCTGCGGGACTGCAAACGCCGCGGCATGCGCGCCCCGGTCCTCGCAGTCGGCGACGGCGCGCTCGGGTTCTGGAAGGCACTGCGTGACGTCTTTCCCGACACCCGCGAACAGCGGTGCTGGTGGCACAAGATCGGCAACGTGCTGGCCGCGCTGCCGAAGTCGGCGCACCCGGGAGCGAAGAAGGCGCTGGCCGAGATCTACAACGCTGAGGACCGTGACCACGCCGTCGCCGCCGCCAAGGCGTTCGCCGCGGCGTACGGCGCGAAGTGGCCGAAGGCGGCCGCCAAGATCACCGACGACCTCGATGTGCTCCTGGCGTTCTACGCCTACCCGGCCGAGCACTGGATCCATCTGCGCACCACGAATCCGATCGAGTCAACCTTCGCGACGGTCAGGCTCCGGCAGCGAGTGACCAAGGGCCCCGGCTCCAGAGCGGCCGGGGTGGCGATGGCGTTCAAGCTCATCGAGTCGGCCCAACGCCGGTGGCGGGCCGTGAACGCACCCCACCTGGTCGCCCTGGTCCGTGCCGGCGCCAAGTTCGAGAACGGCAAGCTCGTCGAACGACCCGACGAATCAGGAGGCGATGCTCACGCCGCGTGA